Genomic DNA from Drosophila mauritiana strain mau12 unplaced genomic scaffold, ASM438214v1 Y_24, whole genome shotgun sequence:
TAcaactcatatttttccaacagTTGATTTGctgccatacaatgcaaatttgaaCTCGCTTTTAATATCCAGCCCGTCAACTATATAAGCGATAATAGACTCAACGTCGACTTGTCCAAGCGCTGcaatttttttcattgttATCATGTATTCGTGCATGCTTTCGtcgctcttcttcttcctgtgCGTCAACTTTGTACATGTACATCGGCACATTTCGACGCGCGCTTAAATTCGCCAATTACGGCATTTTTAAGTTTCTCATATGTGCTCACCAACTCTGACTCCAGAGTTCGTATTTCGAATTTCGTATTCGCGCGCTTCTAAGCCAACCGACCGaagccaacaaacttgcgaAATTTCAcaactttttatttacaactttCTGCacggtattttaaaattatttggtctattacccacgagttgcagagaaataaaaggtccgcccgggcagagatccgcagtacccgggtaaggctaactagaccgggcggacgccactttcccggactctccgtcttcgactgggctagttattacacgggcccccagcctggcagactttcggcacgggtcgaatgacacgttagtccggcccggaggtgtggaaatttttgagagttaccagctccagcccaactacgattaggtagcactcttagcagagacatgacctaactaatttgattgataatgatttttgaatgaaataataaaaaccattttctgtaaaaaaataatcggtattttgatcagaattttttgaaattataaaaattcagaatgttatgtatagttCATGAAAGATCCAATTTTTTTGTCATTActagactaagaaaaattttaaaaaatattaataaataaattgtattttatttaatataactaagttataaatttattaatgaatttaatgttaaacattttcctttggatacgctgtgcttgccgctttgacgagtttgagatttttgtaaaggccattcagtaCTCGGCCGATAAAGGGTTACGGCCCAACTGACAcatagatgtcattatggcatagtaggccttgtcatttcgcactgtactttttattatttttcatacgagtgaactggcaacatgtcgagcccgtgagtaactagatttttcctatggaaaaaatagcaaatcacagtaaaatcttgtagccagaacaacagcagctggatcagttggttcctcgggatcaagggcaacgagtacctctgccgcgtgcccatcgactacattcaggagacgttcaaccagatgGGACTGGAGGACTTCACCGACACACTGCAAGTGATACTGAATCCGGTGttcgacagttccttggactgggtcgtcggcgatgaggagaagtggtacggcatgatccACGACCGATTCATCATGTCAGAGAGAAAAGCCCTGCCTGTGGGCCCCAGCGACGTGTGGGTCAAGTCCAACGTGAAGatcttctgccctcgctgTAACGATACACAGCCggaccaaagacactagaataacaagatgctttttattatttttcatacgagtgaactggcaacatgtcgagcccgtAACTAGatttttcctatggaaaaaatagcaaatcacagtaaaatcttgtagccagaacaacagcagctggatcagttggttcctcgggatcaagggcaacgagtacctctgccgcgtgcccatcgactacattcaggagacgttcaaccagatgagactggagtacttcaccgagGTACTGCAAGTGATACTGAATCCGGGGttcgacagttccttggactgggtcgtcggcgatgaggagaagtggtacggcatgatccAC
This window encodes:
- the LOC117150041 gene encoding stellate orphon protein at 12D-like; the encoded protein is SSWISWFLGIKGNEYLCRVPIDYIQETFNQMRLEYFTEVLQVILNPGFDSSLDWVVGDEEKWYGMIHARYIMSERKALPVGPSDVWVNSNVKIFCPRCNDTQPDQRH
- the LOC117150042 gene encoding stellate orphon protein at 12D-like, yielding SSWISWFLGIKGNEYLCRVPIDYIQETFNQMGLEDFTDTLQVILNPVFDSSLDWVVGDEEKWYGMIHDRFIMSERKALPVGPSDVWVKSNVKIFCPRCNDTQPDQRH